In a genomic window of Roseiflexus castenholzii DSM 13941:
- a CDS encoding lipid II:glycine glycyltransferase FemX, with amino-acid sequence MQEMLYTADDQDAWEAALPARASVFGSAGYARIVRRHTGCPARLFVVASHEGRIVHPFFLRPLNNLPFAEHYASYQDTLTPEYTGPTGLGEVAPHLQRAFVERWRHYCEDERIIAEFAHLHPSDRHAGLLRADEVRYNRDIVAIDLTLPENDLWSHSFNEQCRWNIRRAQREGVRVFEARTEADVREFHRIYTLTMERRNADSRYFFPFAYFWAYREELPENALFLLAEYRGRIIAAKLYVYDDEELYDFLGGMDIEYQQQRPAYAIIYAAIQWGQRHRKRRLILGGGYRPDDGIYRFKASFSPLRIRFSTYQRVCQPALYADLCQAWTEYYGCSPPHEAEYFPAYRALPPCDAGRAREVGG; translated from the coding sequence ATGCAGGAAATGTTGTACACGGCGGACGATCAGGACGCATGGGAGGCGGCATTGCCTGCACGCGCCAGCGTGTTCGGCAGCGCCGGATATGCCCGGATCGTCCGGCGTCACACCGGTTGCCCGGCGCGATTGTTCGTTGTGGCATCACATGAGGGGCGGATTGTTCACCCCTTTTTTCTTCGCCCCCTGAACAATCTGCCTTTCGCAGAGCACTATGCATCATACCAGGATACGCTGACCCCCGAGTATACCGGTCCGACAGGACTGGGGGAGGTGGCGCCCCACCTTCAACGCGCCTTTGTCGAACGGTGGCGCCACTACTGTGAGGATGAGCGCATCATTGCAGAGTTTGCGCACCTGCATCCCTCGGATCGCCATGCCGGGCTGCTGCGCGCCGATGAGGTGCGCTACAATCGGGACATTGTGGCGATTGATCTGACGCTTCCAGAGAACGATCTCTGGTCGCACTCCTTCAATGAACAATGCCGGTGGAACATTCGCCGGGCGCAACGTGAGGGGGTGCGCGTCTTCGAGGCGCGAACAGAAGCGGATGTGCGCGAGTTCCATCGCATCTATACGCTGACGATGGAACGGCGCAATGCCGACTCTCGTTACTTCTTTCCATTTGCGTATTTCTGGGCGTACCGCGAGGAGTTGCCGGAGAATGCGCTCTTTCTGCTTGCTGAATATCGTGGTCGGATCATCGCTGCCAAACTGTATGTCTACGACGACGAAGAACTGTACGACTTTCTTGGCGGCATGGATATCGAATATCAGCAGCAACGTCCGGCATATGCGATCATCTACGCCGCCATTCAGTGGGGACAGCGTCACAGAAAGCGCCGCCTCATTCTGGGGGGCGGCTACCGACCAGACGACGGCATTTACCGGTTCAAGGCAAGTTTCTCGCCGTTGCGCATCCGGTTTTCGACCTATCAGCGCGTCTGTCAGCCAGCATTGTACGCCGATCTGTGTCAGGCATGGACGGAATACTACGGATGCTCTCCGCCGCATGAGGCGGAGTACTTCCCGGCATACCGCGCGCTGCCGCCGTGCGATGCGGGGCGCGCGCGCGAGGTTGGCGGCTGA
- the nadE gene encoding NAD(+) synthase, whose amino-acid sequence MGFDARALQINAAAEAERIIAWLQYHVIRTLHRQGVVLGISGGIDSSVALALCVRAFGPQRVAALMMPERDSDPQTLHLSEMVARHYGVEPILEDITPALEGFDCYRRRDEAVRRIFPEYDAAHGYTMRIVLPQNLLDTDTLNVFSLEIITPDGEVKRKRLPPREYAQIVAASNFKQRTRMAIVYYHAELRHYAVVGTPNKNEHDQGFFVKYGDGSADLRPIVHLYKTQIYQLARYLDVPEVIQRRPPTSDTYSAPTTQQEFFFRLPFETMDLLWYAQEHNVPVVDVAEALRLTPAQVQRAFNDFARKRRTTAYLRVPPLELCAEEHAAITMNHETCTNMQE is encoded by the coding sequence ATGGGATTTGACGCGCGAGCCCTGCAGATCAATGCTGCTGCCGAAGCGGAGCGAATCATCGCCTGGTTGCAGTATCACGTCATCAGAACCCTGCACCGTCAGGGGGTTGTGTTGGGAATCAGCGGCGGGATCGATTCATCGGTGGCGCTGGCGCTCTGCGTCCGCGCCTTCGGACCTCAGCGCGTGGCAGCGCTGATGATGCCCGAACGCGACTCCGACCCGCAAACGCTGCATCTGTCGGAGATGGTCGCGCGGCATTATGGCGTCGAGCCGATCCTGGAAGACATCACGCCAGCACTCGAGGGGTTCGACTGTTACCGCCGCCGCGACGAAGCCGTGCGCCGGATTTTCCCGGAGTACGACGCCGCACACGGCTACACGATGCGCATCGTGCTCCCACAAAACCTGCTCGATACAGACACGCTGAATGTCTTCTCGCTGGAAATCATCACACCGGACGGTGAAGTAAAGCGCAAACGCCTGCCACCACGCGAATACGCACAAATCGTCGCCGCTTCGAATTTCAAGCAACGCACGCGCATGGCGATAGTGTACTACCACGCCGAATTGCGCCACTACGCTGTTGTCGGAACGCCCAACAAGAATGAGCACGACCAGGGTTTCTTCGTCAAGTACGGCGACGGCAGCGCCGATCTGCGCCCGATTGTGCATCTGTACAAGACGCAGATCTATCAACTGGCACGCTATCTCGATGTGCCAGAGGTCATCCAGCGGCGTCCGCCAACGTCCGACACCTACAGCGCCCCAACCACGCAGCAGGAGTTCTTCTTCCGGCTGCCGTTCGAGACGATGGACTTGCTCTGGTATGCGCAGGAGCACAACGTACCGGTAGTGGATGTGGCAGAGGCGCTGCGCCTGACGCCAGCGCAGGTGCAGCGCGCCTTCAACGATTTTGCTCGCAAACGGCGCACGACGGCATATCTGCGCGTGCCGCCCCTGGAACTATGCGCTGAGGAGCACGCTGCAATCACCATGAACCATGAGACCTGCACCAACATGCAGGAATGA
- the asnB gene encoding asparagine synthase (glutamine-hydrolyzing), whose protein sequence is MCGIVGIVNVQGDHPITEEMLRQMLALIRHRGPDQFGIYLDDRAGLGNARLSIIDLSGGQQPIASEDEGLWIVFNGEIFNYVELRPDLEARGHRFTTNTDTEVILHLYEEYGPACLSHLNGQFAIAIWDAHEQTLFLARDRVGILPLFYTIVDGTLIFASEIKAIIADPRVQRAIDPVALEQIFTFWGTLSPRTIFRGIVDLPPGHYLIARRGRIDVQPYWRLEFGAPTEARREEEYVEELRDLLIDATTIRLRADVPVGAYLSGGLDSSTVAAIVRQYADNRLDTFSIAFSDPEFDESRFQRQMAQCLGTNHQVAYVTHADIGRVFPEVIWHTETPILRTSPAPLFILSQLVRDHSYRVVLTGEGADEFLAGYDIFKEAKVRRFWARQPSSRLRPLLLRRLYPWIAGFAGKNVAYLAAFFSEGLMDTTAPDYSHRPRWRTTSRTRRFFSDDVRQAADTLAQSTDRAPYYPEAFSSWDPLQQAQYLEITTFLSQYLLSAQGDRMIMAHAVEGRFPFLDHRVIEFASRLPPCLKLRGLTEKYILRRVGRAWLPDAIWQRPKQPYRAPIHRSFFNDARLDYVQHLLSPDQVQANGLFKPTAVAHLKEKAQSGVRLSETEDMALVGILSTQLLVERFIHEFRLPPPISEADSVRVCIRNGITVGGTYGI, encoded by the coding sequence ATGTGTGGAATTGTGGGCATCGTCAACGTTCAGGGTGATCACCCGATTACCGAAGAAATGCTGCGCCAGATGCTGGCGTTGATCCGGCACCGCGGTCCTGATCAGTTTGGCATCTATCTCGACGACCGTGCCGGGTTGGGCAATGCGCGACTGAGCATCATCGATCTGAGCGGCGGTCAGCAACCGATTGCCAGCGAAGATGAGGGTCTCTGGATCGTCTTCAACGGCGAAATCTTCAACTATGTGGAACTGCGTCCCGATCTCGAGGCGCGCGGGCACCGCTTCACGACCAATACCGATACCGAGGTGATTCTGCACCTGTATGAAGAGTACGGTCCGGCATGCCTTTCCCATCTCAACGGGCAGTTTGCGATCGCCATCTGGGACGCGCACGAACAGACACTCTTCCTGGCGCGCGACCGGGTCGGCATCCTCCCACTGTTCTATACCATCGTCGATGGCACGTTGATCTTCGCGTCGGAGATCAAGGCAATCATCGCTGATCCGCGCGTGCAACGCGCCATCGACCCCGTGGCGCTGGAGCAGATTTTCACGTTCTGGGGAACGCTCTCGCCGCGGACCATTTTTCGTGGCATCGTGGATCTGCCTCCAGGTCATTACCTGATTGCGCGACGCGGGCGGATCGATGTTCAACCGTACTGGCGGCTGGAGTTCGGCGCGCCAACCGAAGCGCGCCGCGAGGAGGAATATGTCGAGGAGTTGCGCGATCTCCTGATCGACGCCACAACGATCCGTCTGCGCGCGGATGTGCCGGTCGGGGCATACCTCAGCGGCGGACTGGACTCCTCGACAGTTGCAGCAATTGTGCGCCAGTACGCAGATAATCGCCTCGATACCTTTTCGATTGCCTTCAGCGACCCGGAGTTCGATGAAAGTCGCTTCCAGCGCCAGATGGCGCAGTGCCTTGGCACGAACCATCAGGTAGCGTATGTGACGCACGCCGATATTGGGCGCGTCTTCCCGGAGGTGATCTGGCACACGGAAACGCCAATCCTGCGCACATCGCCGGCGCCGCTCTTCATTCTCTCGCAACTGGTGCGCGACCATTCCTACCGTGTGGTGCTGACCGGCGAAGGCGCCGATGAATTTCTGGCAGGCTACGACATTTTCAAAGAAGCGAAGGTGCGGCGGTTTTGGGCGCGTCAGCCGTCTTCGCGCCTGCGACCGTTGCTATTGCGGCGCCTGTATCCCTGGATCGCCGGGTTTGCCGGCAAGAATGTCGCCTATCTGGCGGCGTTCTTCAGTGAAGGATTGATGGATACGACCGCGCCAGACTACTCACACCGTCCGCGCTGGCGCACCACCAGCCGCACCCGCCGATTCTTCAGCGACGACGTGCGTCAGGCCGCCGATACGCTGGCGCAATCCACGGATCGCGCGCCATACTACCCGGAAGCGTTCAGTTCGTGGGATCCGCTCCAGCAGGCGCAGTATCTGGAGATCACCACGTTCCTTTCGCAATACCTCCTCTCTGCCCAGGGAGACCGGATGATTATGGCGCACGCGGTTGAGGGGCGCTTTCCCTTCCTCGATCATCGTGTCATCGAATTTGCCAGTCGCCTGCCACCGTGCCTGAAACTGCGCGGTCTCACCGAGAAGTACATCCTGCGCCGGGTCGGTCGTGCCTGGCTGCCAGACGCCATCTGGCAGCGTCCCAAGCAACCGTACCGCGCGCCGATCCATCGCAGTTTCTTCAACGATGCGCGCCTGGACTATGTTCAGCATCTCCTCTCGCCGGATCAGGTCCAGGCGAACGGTCTGTTCAAACCGACGGCGGTGGCGCACCTGAAGGAGAAAGCACAGTCCGGCGTCCGCTTGAGTGAAACCGAAGACATGGCGCTGGTGGGGATTCTCTCGACCCAACTGCTGGTCGAGCGGTTCATTCACGAATTTCGTTTACCGCCGCCAATCTCCGAAGCAGACAGTGTCAGAGTCTGCATTAGAAACGGCATCACCGTGGGAGGAACTTATGGGATTTGA
- a CDS encoding class I adenylate-forming enzyme family protein, producing the protein MLVHDFLINSAARLPDKVALVCDGRRLTYRDLDQMTNRLAHALVEHGIRRGDRVAIIAPNSVEAVVGIFAVLKAGGVFVVINHTTKQDKLTAILNNCRASAIIVDAQIRDVHLSALLRDVPSLRVGVLSNQRTETRLTHSRFIDFDEVQGQYDATPLPRVTIDLDLACLIYTSGSTGEAKGVMSDHSNVVFASGSIIEYLHNVEDDVVINMLPLSFDYGLYQLLMTFRFGGRLILERSFAYPAAILKRVEEERVTGFPGVPTIYAMLLPIDLSQYDLSSIRYLTNTAAALPPSHALELRRKFPWARLYSMYGLTETKRTLYLPPEELERRPGSVGIAIPGTEVWLEDEQGNRLGPGEVGELVVRGRHVMRGYWEAPEATAQRYRPGPLPGERVCYTGDLFRMDEEGYLYFVGRKDDIIKSRGEKVAPKEVENVIYELPGVTAVAVVGVPDPILGQAIKAFVVSTNPDLTEKQILAHCRARLEDFMTPRYVEFRDELPVNASGKIARRELAGS; encoded by the coding sequence ATGCTGGTTCATGATTTCCTGATCAACAGCGCTGCGCGCCTGCCGGATAAAGTGGCGCTCGTCTGCGATGGTCGGCGATTGACCTACCGCGACCTCGATCAGATGACCAATCGCCTGGCGCACGCGCTCGTCGAGCACGGCATCCGGCGCGGCGACCGGGTGGCGATCATCGCGCCCAACTCGGTTGAAGCAGTGGTTGGCATTTTCGCAGTGCTCAAGGCAGGGGGCGTCTTCGTCGTTATCAACCATACCACCAAACAGGACAAACTGACCGCCATTCTGAACAACTGCCGCGCATCAGCAATCATTGTCGACGCCCAGATCAGAGACGTTCACCTGTCGGCATTGCTGCGCGATGTCCCTTCACTACGGGTTGGCGTGCTGTCCAATCAGCGCACCGAAACTCGCCTGACGCATTCTCGTTTCATCGACTTCGACGAGGTGCAGGGGCAGTACGATGCAACGCCTCTGCCGCGCGTCACGATCGATCTCGATCTGGCGTGCCTGATCTATACCTCGGGCAGCACCGGCGAAGCGAAGGGCGTCATGAGCGATCACAGCAACGTCGTCTTTGCCAGCGGGTCGATCATCGAGTATCTGCACAACGTCGAAGATGATGTCGTCATCAATATGCTGCCGCTTTCCTTCGATTACGGTCTCTATCAACTCCTGATGACGTTTCGTTTTGGCGGTCGGCTGATCCTGGAGCGTTCGTTTGCGTATCCAGCGGCGATCCTCAAGCGCGTCGAAGAAGAGCGTGTCACCGGTTTTCCCGGCGTGCCGACAATCTATGCGATGCTGCTGCCCATAGACCTGAGCCAGTACGACCTGTCGAGCATCCGGTATCTGACGAATACCGCCGCCGCGTTGCCGCCAAGCCACGCGCTGGAATTACGCCGGAAGTTCCCTTGGGCGCGCCTCTACTCGATGTACGGTCTGACCGAAACCAAACGCACCCTCTATCTGCCGCCGGAAGAACTTGAACGGCGTCCCGGCTCGGTGGGCATCGCCATTCCCGGCACCGAAGTCTGGCTGGAAGATGAACAGGGCAACCGCCTGGGACCTGGCGAAGTCGGCGAGTTGGTGGTGCGCGGGCGGCATGTAATGCGCGGTTACTGGGAAGCGCCGGAAGCGACCGCGCAACGCTATCGTCCCGGTCCATTGCCCGGCGAGCGCGTCTGTTACACCGGCGATCTGTTCCGCATGGACGAGGAAGGGTACCTGTACTTCGTCGGGCGCAAGGACGACATCATCAAGAGTCGCGGCGAGAAAGTCGCCCCCAAAGAAGTCGAGAACGTCATCTACGAATTGCCGGGAGTGACAGCAGTGGCAGTGGTCGGCGTGCCCGACCCGATCCTGGGGCAGGCAATCAAGGCATTCGTCGTCTCAACAAATCCCGATCTGACCGAAAAGCAGATTCTGGCGCACTGTCGCGCGCGGTTGGAAGACTTCATGACACCGCGTTATGTGGAGTTCCGCGACGAACTGCCGGTCAACGCATCAGGAAAGATCGCCCGCCGCGAATTGGCCGGATCGTAG
- a CDS encoding acyl carrier protein → MQNTMPGISSQIRGYITHNLLFGDEGFVYSDDDSFIEHGIVDSLGVIELVSFIEAQFGISVADHELTPENFDSVSKLSAYVARKLANSAQETIVANAPLTSIALGETYAGS, encoded by the coding sequence ATGCAGAACACGATGCCGGGTATTTCATCGCAGATTCGTGGGTATATCACCCACAACCTCCTGTTCGGCGACGAAGGATTCGTCTACAGTGATGACGACTCGTTCATCGAGCACGGGATTGTGGACTCGCTTGGTGTCATTGAACTGGTCTCGTTCATTGAGGCGCAGTTCGGCATCAGTGTCGCCGATCACGAACTGACACCCGAAAACTTCGACTCGGTGAGCAAACTGTCGGCGTATGTGGCGCGCAAACTTGCCAACAGCGCGCAGGAAACCATTGTCGCCAACGCGCCGCTCACCTCGATTGCGCTGGGAGAAACCTATGCTGGTTCATGA
- a CDS encoding PIG-L deacetylase family protein — MNVLVVAAHPDDEVLGCGGVTARHVAQGDAVYTLVVTRGMPEFFPPERDEADRQDSRTAHQLLGGSGIFFLDFPAPRLDTVPGHELADAIREALFSVRADVVYTPFGGDLHGDHKAVYLATLVAARPINRCPVRRLLCYETLSETDWASPLEESAFKPTVFVDINDVLERKLQALACFRNELKHPPHPRSLRAVEALARVRGSTAGLMAAEAFMLVREIIA, encoded by the coding sequence ATGAATGTCCTGGTCGTGGCTGCTCATCCTGATGATGAGGTGCTTGGATGTGGAGGGGTTACGGCGCGGCATGTCGCGCAGGGCGATGCCGTCTATACACTGGTTGTCACCCGTGGGATGCCGGAGTTCTTTCCGCCGGAACGGGACGAGGCGGATCGACAGGATTCGCGCACCGCGCACCAACTGCTCGGCGGTTCAGGAATCTTCTTCCTCGACTTCCCTGCGCCACGGTTGGACACCGTTCCGGGTCACGAACTTGCCGACGCGATCCGCGAAGCACTCTTCTCTGTGCGCGCCGATGTGGTCTACACACCGTTCGGCGGCGATCTGCACGGCGATCATAAAGCCGTCTATCTGGCGACGCTGGTGGCGGCACGCCCGATCAACCGCTGCCCCGTGCGCCGGTTGCTCTGCTATGAAACCCTTTCAGAGACGGATTGGGCGTCGCCGCTGGAGGAAAGCGCCTTCAAACCTACCGTTTTTGTGGACATCAACGACGTTTTGGAGCGCAAATTGCAGGCGCTCGCCTGCTTTCGCAACGAACTCAAACACCCGCCCCATCCCCGCTCATTGCGCGCCGTGGAAGCGCTGGCGCGGGTGCGCGGCAGCACTGCCGGTCTGATGGCCGCAGAAGCGTTTATGCTGGTTCGCGAGATTATCGCCTGA
- a CDS encoding GNAT family N-acetyltransferase — translation MRVTLVRSATEAEGAFAAIERLFHSTFGYRPDKIAWSRFYFVNPYGDAIVALGWNGDQLVGHHALVPHILTDGSGKVYRYHLAMSLMVHPDYRGFPAFHRLVSATTEAARAEGTPFILGFPNKNSHALFQRAFGWKTLIETELYNWRPATPIGSPHSIVALPYLRLTDEAGPPCDATYRQWRSLACPYYAELVNGRLAVIYKIERDDTLTVLDVLTACPEESANDLGMLLTYTGMRQVRLTGVHARMIGLNLAMMERHTDYRLRMCSAPLSDHPPPMRFSLLLSDVF, via the coding sequence ATGCGCGTGACGCTTGTTCGATCCGCCACCGAAGCAGAAGGCGCATTCGCAGCGATCGAGCGCCTGTTTCATAGTACGTTCGGTTATCGACCGGACAAGATCGCGTGGTCGCGGTTCTACTTTGTCAATCCGTATGGCGACGCCATCGTGGCATTGGGCTGGAACGGCGATCAACTGGTCGGGCATCACGCCCTCGTGCCACACATACTGACAGACGGCAGCGGGAAGGTGTACCGGTACCACCTGGCGATGAGTCTCATGGTGCATCCCGATTATCGCGGGTTTCCCGCTTTTCATCGCCTGGTGTCGGCGACGACGGAGGCGGCGCGCGCAGAGGGAACGCCGTTCATTCTGGGGTTTCCGAACAAGAATTCGCATGCGCTGTTTCAGCGCGCCTTCGGTTGGAAGACCCTGATCGAAACCGAATTGTACAACTGGCGCCCGGCGACGCCCATCGGTTCGCCACACAGCATCGTCGCGCTGCCGTATCTGCGGCTGACCGATGAGGCTGGACCGCCGTGCGATGCGACGTACCGGCAATGGCGCAGCCTGGCATGCCCGTACTATGCCGAACTGGTCAATGGCCGGCTTGCGGTCATCTACAAAATCGAGCGCGATGACACGCTTACCGTGCTCGATGTCCTGACGGCATGCCCGGAGGAGTCGGCAAACGATTTGGGGATGTTGTTGACCTACACCGGGATGCGCCAGGTCCGACTGACCGGGGTTCATGCCCGCATGATCGGTCTCAATCTGGCGATGATGGAACGCCATACCGATTACCGGCTGCGCATGTGCTCTGCGCCACTGAGCGATCATCCGCCGCCGATGCGCTTCAGTTTGCTCTTGAGCGATGTGTTTTGA
- a CDS encoding sugar transferase yields MYRRYGKRALDLILVVPALILLAPAMAILTLLIRLKMGSPVLFTQERAGKDGTPFRLYKFRSMTNARDAQGNLLPDEQRLTPFGRFLRSASLDELPQLFNVLRGEMSLVGPRPLLMTYINRYTPEQRRRLDVLPGVTCQAVLHGRSNQTWDEILARDVWYVDHISLWTDLRILFGTMRVVLTREGVERSANGQVPEFLGVLAQAQGNVSETHVGQSQGW; encoded by the coding sequence ATGTATCGCAGATACGGCAAACGCGCACTTGACCTGATTCTGGTTGTTCCGGCGCTGATCCTGCTGGCGCCGGCAATGGCAATCCTTACCCTCTTGATTCGGCTCAAGATGGGATCGCCGGTGCTATTCACCCAGGAGCGCGCCGGAAAAGATGGGACACCGTTCAGGCTCTACAAATTTCGCAGCATGACCAATGCGCGCGACGCACAGGGCAACCTGTTGCCCGACGAGCAACGTCTGACGCCATTCGGCAGATTCCTGCGCAGCGCCAGTCTAGACGAACTGCCGCAGTTATTCAACGTCCTGCGTGGTGAGATGAGCCTGGTGGGACCGCGACCGTTGTTGATGACATACATCAACCGGTATACGCCAGAGCAACGCCGACGGCTTGATGTGCTGCCCGGCGTGACCTGCCAGGCGGTGCTCCACGGGCGCAGCAATCAGACGTGGGACGAAATCCTGGCGCGTGATGTCTGGTATGTCGATCATATCAGCCTCTGGACCGATCTCCGTATTCTGTTCGGCACGATGCGCGTGGTGCTGACACGCGAGGGGGTCGAGCGCAGCGCCAATGGTCAGGTTCCCGAATTTCTTGGCGTGCTGGCGCAAGCACAGGGAAACGTTTCCGAAACCCATGTCGGGCAATCACAGGGATGGTGA
- a CDS encoding glycosyltransferase — protein MPRLLIVTTVPATLSAFLIPFAHHYRTSGWRVDAMTRDEVIDPETRAAFEYIWTLPWSRRPFTPVNLIGTPQRIRRIVERERYDIVHVHTSVAAFVTRYALRDVRRRTGVRVIYTAHGFNFDQSMPWHRNLAFLTLEKIASAWMDYQVVINRTDEQAAIRHRLAPPERVWYMPGIGVDLTHYRPDRVAAAEATTLRLLMGVAPDAALFLMIAEFIPRKRHADALQAFARLERQDAHLALAGTGPLLESMRRLATDLGIAKRTHFLGYRRDIPALLRAATALLLPSQQEGLPRSILEALALGVPVIGSDIRGVRDLLADGAGLLVPVGDVAGLAQAMWRIINDQKAAQAMAQRGLEQAKRYDLRRIIALHDQLYTAALSERHALAPTI, from the coding sequence ATGCCACGTTTATTGATTGTCACAACGGTGCCGGCGACGCTCTCGGCGTTTCTGATTCCATTTGCGCATCATTATCGCACCAGCGGCTGGCGCGTCGACGCTATGACGCGCGATGAGGTGATTGACCCTGAGACGCGCGCCGCATTCGAATATATCTGGACGCTCCCCTGGTCACGCCGGCCATTCACTCCGGTCAATCTGATCGGAACGCCGCAGCGAATCCGGCGGATCGTCGAACGCGAGCGGTACGACATTGTTCACGTGCATACCTCAGTCGCCGCTTTTGTGACGCGCTACGCGTTGCGCGATGTCCGGCGGCGCACCGGCGTCCGCGTGATCTATACGGCGCATGGCTTCAATTTCGACCAGAGTATGCCATGGCACAGGAATCTCGCCTTTCTAACGCTGGAAAAGATCGCAAGCGCCTGGATGGATTATCAGGTGGTGATCAACCGCACCGACGAGCAGGCGGCTATTCGCCACCGTCTCGCGCCGCCGGAGCGAGTCTGGTACATGCCGGGCATCGGTGTCGATCTGACCCATTACCGACCGGATCGCGTCGCTGCGGCGGAGGCAACGACGCTGCGCCTGCTCATGGGAGTCGCGCCCGATGCGGCGCTGTTTCTGATGATTGCCGAGTTTATTCCGCGCAAGCGCCATGCCGATGCATTGCAGGCGTTTGCGCGCCTGGAGCGGCAGGACGCGCACCTGGCGCTGGCAGGAACCGGACCATTGCTCGAATCGATGCGGCGCCTGGCGACCGACCTCGGCATTGCGAAACGAACCCATTTTCTCGGCTACCGACGCGACATTCCGGCGTTACTTCGGGCGGCGACGGCGCTCCTTCTCCCCTCGCAGCAGGAAGGATTGCCGCGCAGCATCCTGGAAGCCCTGGCGCTTGGAGTGCCGGTGATCGGGTCGGACATTCGCGGCGTGCGCGACCTGCTGGCGGACGGCGCCGGTCTGCTCGTGCCGGTTGGCGACGTTGCGGGACTGGCGCAGGCGATGTGGCGGATCATCAATGACCAGAAGGCGGCGCAGGCAATGGCGCAACGTGGCTTGGAGCAGGCGAAGCGGTACGACCTGCGGCGCATCATTGCACTGCACGACCAGTTGTATACGGCGGCGTTGAGTGAGCGACATGCCCTGGCGCCAACCATCTAG
- a CDS encoding glycosyltransferase, whose amino-acid sequence MRVVVSLEHHFDRTPDGVVWTQTQFPYRFWQRYLEVFDQVRVVARVRDAQRAAPDWQRADGRRVSFAAIPEYLGPQQYLLRLPQIRAAARRAIGNEDAVILRVSSQIAGLLHPSLRREGRPYGVEVVSDPYDVFAPGAVRHPLRPFFRWLFPYRLRQQCANATAACYVTEQALQRRYPCPSFAVAASDVELPEEAIVPAPRPLHAPGAPCRLIFVGTLGQLYKAPDAVIDAVAACARAGVDLSLTLVGDGKHRSEMEERVRALGIADRVTFRGQVTTGAAVRAELDAADLFVLPSRQEGMPRAMIEAMARALPCIGSTVGGIPELLPPEDLVPPGDALALAQVIREMVASPERMARASARNLERARSFAESRLREQRLAFFQRVREQTEAWLADRHAATVWTAGRRTLP is encoded by the coding sequence ATGCGCGTGGTTGTGTCGCTGGAACATCACTTTGATCGCACGCCGGACGGCGTGGTATGGACGCAGACGCAGTTTCCGTACCGCTTCTGGCAGCGGTATCTGGAAGTCTTCGATCAGGTGCGCGTCGTTGCGCGGGTGCGCGATGCGCAGCGGGCAGCCCCCGACTGGCAGCGCGCCGATGGGCGGCGCGTCTCCTTTGCCGCCATCCCGGAGTACCTGGGTCCGCAGCAATACCTGCTGCGCCTGCCGCAGATTCGCGCGGCGGCACGCCGCGCGATCGGCAACGAGGATGCCGTCATTCTGCGGGTCAGTTCGCAGATCGCCGGTCTGCTCCACCCTTCCCTGCGGCGTGAAGGACGGCCGTATGGCGTTGAAGTGGTCAGCGATCCGTATGACGTGTTTGCGCCCGGTGCGGTCCGGCATCCGCTGCGCCCGTTCTTCCGCTGGCTGTTTCCGTATCGGCTACGGCAACAGTGCGCGAACGCCACGGCGGCATGCTATGTCACCGAGCAGGCGCTCCAACGGCGCTATCCGTGCCCATCGTTTGCGGTGGCGGCGTCGGATGTCGAGTTGCCCGAAGAGGCGATTGTCCCGGCGCCGCGCCCGCTGCACGCCCCCGGCGCCCCTTGTCGCCTGATCTTCGTCGGCACACTGGGGCAGTTGTACAAAGCGCCGGATGCGGTGATCGACGCAGTGGCGGCATGCGCGCGCGCAGGCGTCGATCTGTCTCTCACGCTGGTCGGCGACGGCAAACATCGTTCGGAGATGGAAGAGCGCGTCCGCGCGCTGGGCATTGCAGACCGGGTGACCTTTCGCGGGCAGGTGACGACGGGCGCAGCGGTGCGCGCCGAACTCGACGCGGCGGATCTGTTCGTGCTGCCGTCGCGGCAGGAAGGCATGCCGCGCGCGATGATCGAGGCGATGGCGCGCGCGCTTCCCTGCATTGGCTCGACAGTCGGCGGCATCCCCGAACTGTTGCCGCCGGAAGACCTCGTTCCTCCCGGCGATGCCCTGGCGCTGGCGCAGGTTATCCGTGAGATGGTCGCCAGCCCGGAGCGGATGGCACGCGCCTCAGCGCGCAACCTCGAACGCGCGCGGTCATTCGCCGAGTCCCGGTTGCGCGAGCAACGACTGGCGTTCTTCCAGCGGGTGCGCGAACAGACCGAAGCCTGGCTCGCCGACCGTCACGCAGCGACCGTATGGACGGCGGGACGTCGCACCCTGCCGTGA